In one window of Brenneria goodwinii DNA:
- the maeB gene encoding NADP-dependent oxaloacetate-decarboxylating malate dehydrogenase codes for MDEQLKQSALDFHQFPVPGKIQVSPTKPLATQRDLALAYSPGVAAPCLEIAEDPLAAYKYTARGNLVAVISNGTAVLGLGNIGALAGKPVMEGKGVLFKKFSGIDVFDIEVDELDPDKLIDVVAALEPTFGGINLEDIKAPECFYIEKKLRERMKIPVFHDDQHGTAIICTAAVLNGLRVVEKKIADVRLVVSGAGAASIACLNLLVALGMKPENIVVCDSRGVIYKGREENMAETKAAYAIDDNGTRKLADVIPDADIFLGCSGPGVLTQEMVKTMAPNPLILALANPEPEILPPLAKEVRPDAIICTGRSDYPNQVNNVLCFPFIFRGALDVGATTINEEMKLACVHAIANLALAEQSEVVASAYGDQDLSFGPDYLIPKPFDPRLIIKIAPAVAKAAMDSGVATRPIEDFDVYIEKLTQFVYKTNLFMKPVFSQARKQPRRVVLAEGEDPRVLHATQELVTLGLAFPILIGRPNVIEMRLQKLGLQLTIGKDFEVVNNESDPRFKEYWGEYFDIMKRRGVSQEKAQREVIGNPTLIGSIMVLRGEADALICGTIGTYEEHFDVVERVFGYRDGVHVAGAMNALLLPSGNTFIADTYVNADPTPEQLAEIALMAANTVRRFGIEPKVALLSHSSFGTSDSPTAQKMRAALALINKLAPELEVDGEMHGDAALVEAIRREQMPDSPLKGSANILIMPNMEAARISYNLLRVSSSEGVTVGPVLMGIAKPVHILTPIASVRRIVNMVALAVVEAQTQPL; via the coding sequence ATGGACGAACAACTGAAACAGAGCGCATTGGATTTCCATCAGTTCCCAGTTCCGGGGAAAATTCAGGTATCACCGACGAAACCGCTGGCGACCCAGCGCGATCTCGCCCTGGCGTACTCTCCCGGTGTCGCGGCCCCTTGTCTGGAGATCGCCGAAGATCCGCTGGCCGCCTACAAGTACACCGCGCGAGGCAATCTGGTGGCGGTGATCTCCAACGGAACGGCCGTGCTTGGGCTTGGCAACATCGGCGCGCTGGCGGGTAAACCTGTCATGGAAGGGAAAGGGGTCTTGTTTAAAAAATTCTCCGGTATTGATGTATTCGATATCGAAGTCGATGAACTGGATCCGGACAAATTGATCGATGTGGTTGCTGCGCTGGAACCGACGTTTGGCGGTATCAATCTGGAAGATATCAAAGCGCCGGAATGTTTCTACATCGAGAAGAAACTGCGCGAACGGATGAAGATCCCGGTATTCCACGACGATCAGCACGGTACGGCCATTATCTGTACCGCGGCGGTACTGAACGGGCTGCGAGTGGTGGAGAAAAAGATCGCTGACGTGCGCTTGGTGGTTTCCGGTGCCGGCGCGGCCTCCATCGCCTGCCTGAACCTGCTGGTGGCGCTGGGTATGAAACCCGAAAACATCGTGGTGTGCGACTCGCGCGGCGTGATTTACAAAGGGCGTGAAGAGAATATGGCGGAAACCAAAGCCGCTTACGCTATCGATGATAACGGTACGCGCAAGCTGGCGGATGTTATTCCCGATGCCGATATTTTCCTCGGTTGCTCCGGTCCCGGCGTATTGACGCAGGAGATGGTGAAAACCATGGCGCCGAATCCGCTGATCCTGGCGCTGGCGAATCCTGAACCGGAAATTCTGCCGCCGCTGGCTAAAGAAGTGCGTCCCGACGCCATTATCTGTACCGGCCGTTCCGACTACCCCAATCAAGTGAACAACGTACTGTGCTTCCCGTTTATCTTCCGCGGCGCGCTGGACGTCGGCGCCACCACCATCAATGAAGAGATGAAGTTGGCGTGCGTTCATGCCATCGCCAATCTGGCGCTGGCGGAGCAGAGTGAGGTAGTGGCTTCCGCCTATGGCGATCAGGATCTGTCGTTCGGGCCGGATTATTTGATTCCAAAACCGTTCGATCCGCGGCTGATTATCAAAATCGCTCCCGCGGTGGCGAAAGCGGCGATGGACTCCGGCGTGGCGACACGGCCGATCGAAGATTTCGATGTCTATATCGAGAAACTGACCCAGTTCGTTTATAAAACCAACCTGTTTATGAAGCCGGTGTTCTCTCAGGCGCGTAAGCAGCCCCGTCGCGTGGTGCTGGCCGAAGGGGAAGATCCCCGCGTGCTGCATGCGACCCAGGAGCTGGTGACGTTAGGGCTGGCTTTTCCGATATTGATCGGCCGCCCGAACGTTATCGAAATGCGTCTGCAAAAACTGGGCTTGCAATTGACCATCGGAAAAGACTTTGAGGTGGTCAACAACGAGTCTGACCCGCGCTTTAAAGAGTACTGGGGCGAGTATTTCGACATCATGAAGCGTCGCGGCGTATCGCAGGAAAAGGCCCAGCGCGAGGTGATCGGCAATCCGACGCTGATTGGTTCCATCATGGTGCTGCGCGGTGAGGCCGATGCCCTGATTTGCGGCACCATCGGAACTTATGAAGAGCACTTTGACGTAGTGGAGCGGGTTTTCGGCTACCGTGACGGCGTACATGTGGCCGGCGCCATGAATGCGCTGCTGCTGCCCAGCGGGAATACGTTCATCGCCGATACCTATGTCAACGCCGATCCCACGCCGGAGCAACTGGCTGAGATTGCCCTGATGGCGGCGAACACCGTGCGCCGTTTCGGTATTGAACCGAAAGTCGCCCTGTTGTCGCATTCGAGCTTCGGCACGTCGGATTCGCCGACCGCGCAGAAAATGCGCGCCGCGCTGGCGCTGATTAACAAACTGGCGCCGGAGTTGGAAGTGGATGGTGAAATGCACGGCGATGCCGCGCTGGTGGAAGCGATCCGCCGCGAGCAGATGCCGGACAGTCCGCTGAAAGGTTCGGCCAATATTCTGATCATGCCGAATATGGAAGCGGCGCGTATCAGCTATAACCTGCTGCGAGTTTCTTCCTCGGAAGGGGTCACCGTCGGGCCGGTACTGATGGGGATTGCCAAACCGGTGCATATCCTAACGCCAATCGCCTCGGTGCGTCGTATCGTTAATATGGTGGCGCTGGCCGTGGTTGAGGCGCAAACCCAGCCGCTGTAA
- the nudK gene encoding GDP-mannose pyrophosphatase NudK, with the protein MSSPINIIEKKLLSDRWFILHKYVFDLKRKNGGVVRQIREVYDRGDGATILLYNRRKGTVILTRQFRIPTYLNGNESGMLLEACAGMLDKHSPEICARNEAIEETGYAVGQVERLFDAYMSPGGVTERVYFFAAEYDESDHDNLGGGVEDEDIEVLELPFTQAMAMVSDGRIKDAKTIMLLQHAYIRGWFA; encoded by the coding sequence ATGTCGTCGCCAATCAATATCATCGAAAAGAAACTTTTGTCCGATCGTTGGTTTATCCTGCATAAATATGTTTTTGATTTAAAAAGAAAGAACGGTGGGGTCGTGCGTCAGATCCGTGAGGTTTACGATCGAGGCGATGGCGCGACAATCCTGCTGTATAACCGGCGCAAGGGAACCGTTATCCTGACACGGCAATTCCGCATTCCTACCTACCTGAATGGCAACGAAAGCGGCATGTTGCTTGAGGCCTGCGCCGGCATGCTGGATAAGCATTCGCCGGAAATCTGCGCCCGTAACGAGGCGATAGAAGAGACCGGCTATGCGGTCGGTCAGGTAGAAAGGCTATTTGATGCCTATATGTCGCCCGGCGGGGTGACGGAGCGCGTGTATTTTTTCGCCGCTGAGTATGATGAGTCCGATCATGACAATTTGGGCGGCGGCGTCGAGGATGAAGACATCGAGGTGCTGGAGTTGCCCTTCACCCAGGCTATGGCAATGGTGAGCGACGGGCGCATTAAAGATGCGAAAACCATCATGCTGCTGCAGCATGCCTATATTCGGGGATGGTTTGCGTAA
- a CDS encoding LysR substrate-binding domain-containing protein, translated as MNSSSLRMFKAVAETGSVAEAANRLHCVSSNVTTRLKKLEASLGVSLFIREKNRLYITSEGEYLLNYTNRILALMDEAKATLKEKHAAGLLRIGSMETTAATRLPPLLAAFSGQMPRVELSLKTLPTELLIEQVLNCELDVAFVADNALLPHEKLSSAVLCRETLLLVTARSHPVVKSAADLKVIKPLSFRNGCNYRYRFEQWLSQQGVAGAVLQEFGSFQAILGCVASGMGIAMLPENVVRQYEQSFAIRSHPIDPAISEVDTLLIWLKSRETSMLVASFRDFVNEHV; from the coding sequence ATGAATAGCTCTTCCCTAAGGATGTTTAAGGCGGTGGCGGAAACCGGTTCCGTTGCGGAAGCGGCCAACCGACTTCACTGTGTTTCGTCCAACGTTACCACGCGTCTTAAGAAACTTGAGGCCAGCCTGGGTGTATCGCTTTTTATTCGTGAAAAGAACCGGTTGTATATCACTTCGGAAGGTGAATATCTTCTGAACTACACCAATCGCATTCTGGCTCTGATGGATGAGGCGAAAGCCACGCTGAAAGAAAAGCATGCAGCCGGGCTGCTGCGTATTGGTTCGATGGAGACAACCGCGGCGACGCGGCTTCCGCCATTGCTGGCGGCCTTTAGCGGTCAGATGCCGCGCGTAGAATTGAGCCTGAAAACCTTGCCGACAGAGCTGCTTATCGAGCAGGTGTTGAACTGCGAGCTGGACGTGGCATTTGTGGCGGACAATGCGCTGTTGCCGCATGAAAAACTTAGTTCTGCGGTGCTGTGTCGGGAAACGCTGCTATTGGTCACCGCCAGGTCGCATCCCGTGGTGAAATCGGCGGCCGATCTGAAAGTGATCAAACCGCTGTCGTTTCGCAACGGTTGTAACTACCGCTACCGTTTTGAGCAGTGGCTCAGCCAGCAGGGGGTGGCAGGCGCGGTGTTACAGGAGTTCGGCTCTTTTCAGGCGATTCTGGGGTGTGTAGCGTCCGGAATGGGGATTGCCATGCTGCCAGAGAATGTTGTACGGCAATATGAGCAGAGCTTTGCGATTCGCAGTCACCCCATCGATCCGGCCATCAGCGAGGTCGATACGCTGTTGATCTGGCTGAAGAGCCGTGAGACAAGCATGTTAGTCGCGAGTTTTCGTGATTTTGTGAATGAGCATGTCTGA
- a CDS encoding FAD/NAD(P)-binding protein: protein MPRTTIAILGMGPRGLSILERLITLYHHYPQSGKIDILLVDPNEMGTGAHSPQQPDHLLVNTVACQITLFGDTTVKDAGPTRSGPCFYQWATEQGYRHIDGHIVRATEGGRAIQPNDYLPRRLLGEYLSWAYRELIRELPPGLNVRQLPLRAVNLYLRDDGKTDILLEEGVQFSADFIYITTGHGKNMPSLDDHCLQQFVSANQSNNPRLQYYATPYPMSALDAISPDTRVLVQGIGLTAYDVLSQLTYGRGGVFTEKEGRLSYTPSGREPKIALFSRQALPFSSRGTNQKGVGGQYTPSFLTIEAIRQLRAQNSIASGSPQLDFEKQILPLLLKEMSYVYRCTLQGNRLEPASYQVSAEESQAIQTLLYPHQDKTFSSLCEYSRFFAAHLEDDLAAAEAGNVEGAVKAATDVIRDVRDILRAAIDFGGLTAASHRRFLEHFGPLFNRIAVGPPKQRNQELQALMNAGIVTLAGGPSTTLVLNARSGCFETHSTFTGEVRLVESDVLIKAKIDSFSPLYDDSSFIRNLTAQGIFRPYINQGFHPGGIDIDRHQHPINSKGRGLTTLWALGNLAEGPNFYTYVLPRPLVNSRAIRDAGQCVINMYQQLLSRRSVNGLPVYEC, encoded by the coding sequence ATGCCTCGAACCACGATCGCAATTCTGGGAATGGGCCCCCGAGGATTGAGTATTCTAGAACGCCTTATCACCCTCTATCATCACTATCCACAATCAGGCAAGATCGATATTTTGCTCGTCGACCCTAACGAGATGGGAACAGGCGCGCATAGTCCGCAACAGCCCGATCATCTATTGGTCAACACCGTAGCCTGCCAGATCACCCTGTTTGGCGATACCACCGTCAAGGATGCCGGTCCGACTCGCAGCGGTCCCTGCTTTTATCAGTGGGCCACCGAGCAGGGCTACCGTCATATCGACGGACATATTGTACGTGCCACAGAAGGTGGCCGGGCTATTCAACCGAATGACTATCTACCGCGCCGCCTGCTGGGGGAATATCTTTCCTGGGCCTACCGCGAGCTCATCCGCGAACTGCCGCCCGGTCTAAATGTCCGGCAGTTGCCTCTGCGCGCCGTTAACCTGTACCTGCGCGACGACGGCAAGACCGACATCTTGCTGGAGGAAGGCGTTCAATTTAGCGCCGACTTTATCTATATAACCACCGGTCACGGCAAGAACATGCCTTCTCTGGATGATCACTGCCTGCAACAATTCGTCTCGGCCAACCAGTCGAATAACCCCCGGTTACAGTATTACGCCACGCCCTATCCGATGTCCGCGTTGGACGCCATCTCCCCCGATACACGGGTTCTAGTGCAGGGAATAGGACTGACCGCCTATGACGTGCTATCACAGCTCACTTATGGCCGAGGCGGCGTCTTTACTGAAAAAGAGGGTCGTCTGAGCTATACGCCCAGCGGCCGCGAGCCAAAGATTGCTCTTTTTTCACGTCAGGCGCTCCCTTTCAGTAGCCGAGGCACCAACCAGAAAGGCGTGGGCGGGCAATATACGCCGTCGTTTCTGACCATTGAGGCCATCCGGCAGCTACGCGCACAAAACAGTATCGCCTCCGGCTCGCCTCAACTGGATTTTGAAAAACAGATCCTGCCGCTGCTGCTAAAAGAAATGAGCTATGTCTACCGCTGCACTTTACAAGGCAATAGGCTGGAACCGGCAAGCTATCAAGTGAGTGCTGAGGAGAGTCAAGCGATTCAGACGCTGCTGTATCCGCATCAGGACAAGACATTTTCGTCATTATGCGAGTATTCGCGCTTCTTCGCCGCACACTTGGAAGATGACCTCGCTGCCGCCGAGGCGGGAAATGTCGAAGGCGCGGTGAAAGCCGCCACCGACGTGATCCGCGATGTGCGGGATATTCTACGCGCCGCGATCGATTTCGGCGGGCTAACGGCCGCCTCGCACCGTCGTTTTCTCGAACACTTCGGCCCCCTTTTCAACCGCATTGCCGTAGGACCGCCCAAACAGCGGAATCAGGAACTACAAGCGCTGATGAACGCGGGTATCGTGACGCTGGCGGGCGGGCCATCGACTACGCTGGTACTCAACGCACGTTCAGGCTGTTTTGAAACCCATTCGACTTTTACCGGCGAAGTTCGTCTGGTTGAGAGCGACGTGTTGATTAAAGCCAAAATCGACAGTTTCTCGCCTTTATACGACGACTCTTCGTTCATTCGCAATCTCACCGCGCAAGGCATTTTCCGGCCATACATCAATCAGGGATTTCATCCTGGCGGCATTGATATTGACCGCCATCAACATCCGATAAACAGTAAGGGCCGGGGGTTAACCACGCTGTGGGCGCTGGGCAATCTGGCCGAAGGACCAAACTTTTATACGTACGTTTTACCACGTCCCCTGGTCAACTCACGAGCGATACGGGATGCCGGACAATGCGTTATCAATATGTATCAGCAGCTACTGAGCCGCCGTTCCGTCAATGGCTTGCCGGTCTACGAATGCTGA
- a CDS encoding 2-hydroxymuconate tautomerase family protein has protein sequence MPYVNIKITKEGVTAEQKRQLMEGATQLLVDVLNKNPKTTIVVIEEVDTDNWGIGGIPVTELRKASS, from the coding sequence ATGCCTTACGTAAACATTAAAATCACGAAGGAAGGCGTTACCGCCGAACAGAAACGGCAGTTAATGGAAGGCGCAACGCAGCTTTTGGTGGATGTGTTGAACAAAAATCCCAAGACCACTATCGTGGTCATAGAGGAAGTTGACACAGACAATTGGGGAATTGGCGGCATCCCGGTCACCGAGTTGAGAAAGGCTAGCAGTTAG